In Massilia violaceinigra, one DNA window encodes the following:
- a CDS encoding CPBP family intramembrane glutamic endopeptidase → MLNNFSTLPNSLVRPAPIKIHEVIFIWVCVMLVWDYIVGTYGEGITNSIYLKFVGIALTMIYFSKRFLQRENLNFTQFMGAGFSVRALAELVAVLFASVVIGIGCWAVLVFLSAKIDIDWAYRHWHFAKPSTFDNTTWLPSWLVLQAITIVVLGPVVEEIVFRGFILRRLCEKYRLSVAIVVSSLMFGIVHFDQGFLGSFVNGIIYAIVAVRFASLYAPIFVHGGYNAITFFIERMYGVSLVAEKSRIDSIDYWLPELALLPFCLIALVWYWKMFFRTNEVTSPALVQRG, encoded by the coding sequence ATGTTGAATAATTTCAGTACGCTCCCAAATTCCCTGGTTCGACCAGCGCCAATCAAAATCCATGAAGTCATATTTATTTGGGTTTGCGTAATGCTCGTGTGGGACTATATCGTGGGCACCTATGGGGAAGGTATTACGAATTCCATCTATCTGAAATTTGTTGGCATCGCATTGACGATGATCTATTTTAGTAAACGCTTCCTTCAACGAGAGAATCTGAATTTTACTCAATTCATGGGGGCTGGCTTCTCAGTTCGGGCTCTAGCCGAATTGGTCGCTGTGCTCTTTGCAAGCGTAGTCATCGGGATTGGGTGCTGGGCTGTCCTGGTTTTTTTGAGTGCAAAAATCGATATCGATTGGGCATATCGTCACTGGCATTTTGCCAAGCCTTCAACGTTTGATAACACAACCTGGCTGCCGAGCTGGCTGGTCCTTCAAGCAATTACCATTGTCGTGTTAGGTCCCGTTGTCGAAGAAATTGTTTTTCGCGGATTTATATTGCGTCGCCTATGTGAGAAGTATCGATTGAGTGTCGCGATCGTCGTATCATCATTGATGTTCGGGATTGTTCACTTCGATCAAGGATTTTTAGGCAGTTTTGTGAATGGAATTATTTACGCAATTGTTGCGGTCAGGTTCGCTTCATTATATGCGCCCATTTTCGTACATGGCGGCTATAACGCGATCACCTTTTTCATCGAAAGAATGTACGGCGTGTCGTTGGTCGCCGAAAAGTCGCGGATTGATTCAATCGACTACTGGCTGCCAGAACTAGCGCTACTGCCGTTTTGCTTGATCGCCTTGGTTTGGTATTGGAAAATGTTTTTTCGTACCAATGAAGTAACATCGCCAGCGCTGGTACAGCGTGGCTGA
- a CDS encoding peptidase domain-containing ABC transporter, whose product MKAVLQTESSECGLACLAMVASHFGSHMDLADLRRRFSISLKGASLAQLMRHAGSMHLASRPLRLALDELGALKCPCILHWNLNHFVVLKKIKRSLRGTTTVVILDPAVGERILTMAEVSEHFTGVALELMPTAEFEQKDATRRMSIKQLTGPVVGLRRALLQVFALALALEVFALVSPLFNQYVIDEVIVSGDHQLLQILVVGFALLLVTQTLIGIARSMVLMRWSIDVGLQWSARVFSHLISLPTVFFEKRHLGDVLSRFGSITAIQQTLTRVFVESVLDGLMALLALGMMLMYSAELTLIVAISVALYGALRWIFYEPLRIASQERLILAAKENTHFVETVRAIVPLKLFGRDAERKARWQNLKQDVVNRDARTEKLTILIKATNSTIIGLQGLIVFYIGAGLVLRNALTVGMLMAFISYTATFAGRMVSLVDMLISLKMLGLHAERLSDIVLEPAEPTTMWESDLSRISPSITLRDVKFRYADGEPWILDGVNLHIPAGQSVALVGPSGCGKTTMCKILLGLLAPTEGEVMIDGIPIQQLGLQAYRQLVGTVMQDDVLLAGSIIDNISFFDSKCEYADVERCARLAAVHDEIASMPMGYQTLVGDMGSSLSGGQKQRILLARALYKSPKVLALDEATSHLDIQNEQLVNAALSSMALTRIMVAHRPETINSADRVVGLCAGREVELRPAIFSQ is encoded by the coding sequence ATGAAAGCCGTTCTACAGACCGAATCGAGCGAATGCGGGCTGGCTTGCCTTGCCATGGTGGCCAGCCATTTCGGTAGTCATATGGACCTTGCGGATTTACGCCGGCGCTTTTCTATCAGTCTCAAAGGCGCGAGCCTGGCTCAATTAATGCGACACGCGGGCTCCATGCATCTTGCGTCGCGGCCCTTAAGACTGGCGCTGGACGAGTTGGGCGCCTTGAAGTGTCCGTGCATATTGCATTGGAATCTGAATCACTTCGTCGTCCTGAAGAAGATCAAGCGCAGCTTGCGCGGCACCACGACCGTCGTCATTCTCGATCCGGCCGTTGGAGAACGAATCCTCACAATGGCCGAGGTGTCGGAGCATTTTACCGGGGTCGCACTGGAACTGATGCCGACTGCGGAATTCGAGCAGAAAGACGCCACCCGTAGGATGTCGATCAAGCAGCTGACCGGACCGGTTGTCGGATTGCGCCGGGCGTTATTGCAAGTATTTGCGCTGGCACTTGCGCTGGAAGTGTTCGCGCTTGTTTCGCCGCTATTCAATCAGTACGTGATCGATGAGGTGATCGTCAGCGGCGATCACCAATTGCTGCAGATATTGGTGGTCGGCTTTGCTCTCCTGCTGGTGACGCAGACGCTGATCGGCATTGCGCGCAGCATGGTGTTGATGAGATGGAGTATCGACGTTGGCCTGCAATGGTCGGCCCGTGTGTTTTCCCATCTGATCAGCCTGCCTACGGTGTTTTTTGAAAAACGCCACCTGGGCGACGTGCTGTCCCGTTTCGGCAGCATTACCGCGATCCAGCAGACATTGACCAGGGTGTTTGTGGAAAGCGTGCTGGATGGTTTGATGGCGCTGCTGGCGTTGGGAATGATGTTGATGTACAGCGCGGAGCTCACGCTGATCGTCGCCATCAGCGTCGCGTTATATGGCGCATTGCGGTGGATTTTTTATGAGCCGCTCAGAATCGCATCGCAGGAACGCCTGATCCTCGCCGCGAAGGAAAATACGCATTTTGTGGAAACCGTGCGTGCCATTGTTCCCCTCAAATTATTCGGGCGGGATGCCGAGCGCAAGGCGCGCTGGCAAAACCTCAAGCAGGATGTCGTCAACCGCGATGCCAGGACCGAAAAACTCACCATCCTGATCAAGGCCACGAACAGTACGATCATCGGCTTGCAAGGCCTGATCGTTTTCTACATCGGGGCGGGGCTGGTGCTGCGAAACGCGTTGACGGTGGGAATGCTGATGGCATTCATCAGTTACACAGCGACATTCGCAGGCCGCATGGTCAGCCTCGTGGACATGCTGATCAGCCTGAAGATGCTCGGGCTGCATGCAGAGCGGCTGTCCGATATCGTTCTGGAGCCGGCGGAGCCCACGACCATGTGGGAAAGCGATTTAAGCCGGATTTCTCCCAGCATCACCCTGCGCGATGTGAAGTTTCGCTATGCAGACGGTGAGCCCTGGATTCTGGACGGCGTGAATCTGCACATACCGGCGGGGCAGAGCGTTGCGTTGGTCGGTCCAAGCGGATGCGGCAAGACGACGATGTGCAAGATCCTTCTCGGCTTACTCGCGCCCACCGAAGGGGAGGTGATGATCGATGGAATTCCGATTCAGCAGCTTGGCCTGCAGGCGTATCGACAATTGGTCGGCACGGTCATGCAGGATGACGTGCTCCTGGCAGGTTCCATCATCGACAACATCAGTTTCTTCGACAGCAAATGCGAGTATGCCGATGTGGAGCGGTGCGCGCGGCTGGCGGCGGTGCATGACGAAATTGCTTCGATGCCGATGGGGTATCAAACCTTGGTGGGAGATATGGGTAGCAGTTTGTCCGGCGGGCAGAAACAACGCATTCTACTGGCCCGGGCGCTTTACAAATCTCCCAAAGTGCTGGCATTGGATGAAGCTACCAGTCACCTCGATATTCAAAACGAACAGCTCGTGAATGCGGCGTTGAGCAGCATGGCGCTGACACGCATCATGGTGGCGCACCGGCCGGAAACGATTAATTCGGCGGATCGGGTTGTTGGTTTGTGTGCAGGCAGAGAAGTTGAATTGCGTCCGGCAATTTTCTCCCAATAA
- a CDS encoding HlyD family secretion protein: protein MSNICQNTLNSASPEAPQAAPPEQPSAVNDSFFRKEVAQAHVNQWMGAIRLAQPMSVRIVACVALAIALCVLAYIFFGTVTRKARVTGMTLPAGGSLTIAAMNPGILTRSFVTEGQAVIAGQPLFEVSTERQGSNGEISMLVAQQLTIQKNTLASERRTRMAQHRDKATAIDERLLNVNAETLELEQEIALAQRRLELAKSSLAKYETLQGSGFVSAAQTQQKQEELIDLGARVSTLTRAKLQLQASRLNLASERTASVGELDNTMSQLQRSEASIDKEIAENHSRKTSLILAPQAGVVATITYRSGQAVAAAQSLAVLIPQANGKEHGELLEVQLYAPSRMMGFVAAGQTVLIRYQAYPYQKFGLHRGRIVDISKAPFAPNDLPPHLASTILSHAQQSAPGGNSSEALFRIRVQLSRQNVDVYGVAQPLRAGMTLEADIVQDRRRIWEWIAAPLLAAAQR from the coding sequence ATGTCGAACATTTGTCAGAACACGCTCAATAGCGCCTCGCCAGAGGCACCGCAGGCCGCCCCACCCGAACAACCTTCCGCCGTTAACGACTCGTTCTTCCGCAAGGAGGTGGCGCAAGCGCACGTCAATCAATGGATGGGTGCGATCCGGCTCGCGCAGCCGATGTCGGTCCGAATCGTTGCATGTGTTGCTTTGGCTATTGCGCTGTGTGTTCTTGCATACATTTTCTTCGGCACCGTGACCAGAAAAGCGCGGGTGACAGGCATGACCTTGCCTGCTGGCGGAAGCTTGACGATCGCCGCGATGAACCCGGGAATTCTTACCCGAAGTTTCGTGACCGAAGGTCAGGCTGTTATCGCCGGGCAGCCGCTGTTCGAGGTGTCGACCGAACGCCAGGGAAGCAATGGAGAAATTTCCATGCTGGTGGCTCAACAGTTAACGATCCAGAAAAACACGCTGGCGTCCGAGCGCCGCACCCGGATGGCTCAGCATCGCGATAAGGCAACCGCAATCGATGAACGTTTGTTGAACGTCAATGCGGAGACGCTGGAATTAGAGCAGGAAATCGCGTTAGCGCAGCGGCGCCTCGAACTTGCCAAGTCGAGCCTTGCCAAGTACGAAACCTTGCAGGGCAGTGGATTCGTATCCGCAGCACAGACGCAGCAAAAGCAAGAAGAACTGATCGATCTTGGCGCGCGGGTGAGTACGCTCACCAGAGCAAAGCTGCAGCTGCAAGCGAGCCGGCTGAACCTGGCTTCGGAACGCACCGCCAGTGTGGGCGAGCTGGACAACACGATGAGCCAGTTGCAGCGTTCGGAGGCCAGCATCGACAAGGAAATCGCCGAAAATCACAGTCGAAAAACCAGTCTGATACTCGCACCGCAGGCAGGGGTGGTGGCGACGATTACTTACCGTTCCGGGCAGGCGGTCGCTGCCGCTCAATCCCTGGCGGTGCTGATACCTCAGGCGAACGGCAAGGAACACGGTGAGCTATTGGAGGTCCAGCTGTATGCGCCAAGCCGGATGATGGGTTTTGTCGCGGCCGGCCAGACGGTCTTGATACGTTATCAGGCCTATCCCTATCAGAAATTCGGCCTGCATCGCGGACGCATTGTCGATATCAGCAAGGCGCCGTTTGCGCCGAATGATCTTCCCCCGCATCTGGCCAGCACGATTCTCAGTCATGCCCAGCAAAGCGCCCCGGGCGGGAACAGCAGCGAGGCCTTGTTTCGAATCCGGGTGCAGTTGTCGCGCCAGAATGTCGATGTCTACGGCGTGGCGCAACCGCTGCGTGCCGGTATGACGCTGGAAGCGGACATCGTGCAAGACCGGCGACGCATCTGGGAATGGATCGCGGCGCCCTTGCTGGCGGCCGCGCAGCGTTAA
- a CDS encoding ABC transporter ATP-binding protein produces MQPAVEFRNICKAFGAVQANADVSFSIAKGSIHGVIGENGAGKSTLMSILYGYYNADSGALLIDGQAQDIRTSQQAIALGIGMVHQHFMLVENFTVLDNVMLGTEGGFKLASHRAATEAKLREICTRYRLDVDPLAKIEDLSVGAQQRVEILKQIYRSANILILDEPTAVLTAQETASLFEILRLFKEQGKTIVLITHKLGEIMEITDQVTVMRAGRVAGAVQTATTSKEELANMMVGRPIQGELPRAPYNPGPAVLEVAGLQLQDAAGVRLLADIDFTLRAGEIVAIAGVSGNGQSELMQILSGMRLPSGGKVAFLGTELPYAKRSDADGLPATFRKLGIGHVPEDRLRDGVIKDFSVMQNTVFGYQDRVCNRWGLFDFKAIAARCGDLLKAFDVRPANPELRIGLLSGGNQQKVVIAREVSAKPKLMLVGQPTRGVDIGTIESIHTQLLKMRDEGVAILLVSVELEEVRALADRIIVMSGGRITGELKIEEFDTTRIGLLMGGMHKT; encoded by the coding sequence ATGCAGCCAGCTGTAGAATTTCGCAATATCTGCAAAGCCTTCGGGGCCGTGCAGGCGAACGCCGACGTCAGCTTCTCCATCGCCAAGGGCTCGATCCATGGCGTGATCGGCGAGAACGGCGCCGGCAAGTCGACCCTCATGAGCATCCTGTACGGCTACTACAATGCCGACAGCGGTGCGCTGCTGATCGACGGCCAGGCGCAGGACATCCGCACCAGCCAACAGGCGATCGCCCTCGGTATCGGCATGGTGCACCAGCACTTCATGCTGGTCGAGAATTTCACGGTACTCGACAACGTCATGCTGGGCACCGAAGGCGGCTTCAAGCTCGCATCGCACCGCGCCGCGACCGAAGCGAAGCTGCGCGAGATCTGCACCCGCTACCGGCTCGATGTCGACCCGCTGGCCAAGATCGAAGACCTGTCGGTCGGCGCGCAGCAGCGCGTCGAGATCCTCAAGCAGATCTACCGCAGCGCCAACATCCTGATCCTGGACGAGCCGACCGCCGTGCTGACGGCGCAGGAAACCGCGTCGCTGTTCGAGATCCTGCGTCTGTTCAAGGAACAGGGCAAGACCATCGTTTTGATCACCCACAAGCTGGGCGAAATCATGGAGATCACCGACCAGGTGACCGTGATGCGCGCCGGGCGCGTGGCGGGCGCGGTGCAGACCGCGACGACGTCGAAGGAAGAACTGGCGAACATGATGGTGGGCCGCCCGATCCAGGGTGAGCTGCCGCGCGCACCGTACAACCCCGGCCCCGCCGTGCTGGAAGTGGCCGGCCTGCAGTTGCAGGATGCCGCAGGCGTGCGCCTGCTGGCCGATATCGACTTCACCCTGCGCGCGGGCGAAATCGTGGCGATTGCCGGCGTGTCGGGCAACGGCCAAAGCGAATTGATGCAAATCCTGTCGGGCATGCGCCTGCCGAGCGGCGGCAAGGTTGCCTTCCTCGGCACCGAACTGCCCTACGCCAAACGCTCGGACGCCGACGGCTTGCCGGCCACGTTCCGCAAGCTGGGCATCGGCCACGTGCCGGAAGACCGCCTGCGCGACGGCGTGATCAAGGATTTTTCGGTCATGCAGAACACCGTGTTCGGCTACCAGGACCGGGTTTGCAACCGCTGGGGCCTGTTCGACTTCAAGGCCATCGCGGCGCGCTGCGGCGACCTGCTCAAGGCCTTCGACGTGCGTCCGGCCAATCCGGAGCTGCGCATTGGCCTGCTCTCGGGCGGTAACCAGCAAAAAGTGGTGATCGCGCGCGAAGTGTCGGCCAAACCGAAGCTGATGCTAGTCGGCCAGCCGACCCGCGGGGTCGACATCGGCACCATCGAAAGCATCCACACGCAGCTGCTCAAGATGCGCGACGAAGGCGTGGCGATCCTGCTGGTGTCGGTGGAACTGGAAGAAGTGCGGGCGCTGGCCGACCGCATCATCGTCATGTCCGGCGGACGCATTACCGGTGAACTCAAGATTGAAGAATTCGACACAACCCGCATCGGGCTGCTGATGGGCGGGATGCACAAAACATGA
- a CDS encoding MipA/OmpV family protein, which yields MKLAVTIAAILLAFPIIACAVPAENKPLPLWEAGVLGGFASTPAYPGSADRSTRGLLLPFLIYRGKVFRADQSGIGARLVKREAVELDVGLAASLPARSDDVAARAGMPNLGTLLEFGPRLKVRIAEPSASSRVRLDIPLRAVIEARAGVRTQGFTFEPKVVYEMRSADGLWTFDANAGVVIGDKKVNRYFYEVQPQYATSTRPGYRADAGLMLTRVGASASRMINEDVRVFGFMRLESYAGAANEDSPLMKKKTGASAGVAFAWTLGRSTRLAGD from the coding sequence ATGAAACTCGCCGTCACCATCGCTGCCATACTGCTCGCATTTCCGATCATCGCCTGCGCTGTACCCGCCGAAAACAAACCCCTGCCATTATGGGAAGCCGGCGTCCTTGGCGGCTTCGCCTCGACGCCCGCCTATCCCGGCTCGGCCGACCGCTCGACGCGCGGCTTGCTGCTGCCGTTCCTGATCTACCGTGGCAAGGTGTTCCGCGCCGACCAATCCGGCATCGGCGCGCGCCTGGTCAAGCGCGAGGCGGTCGAACTCGATGTGGGTCTGGCGGCTTCGCTGCCGGCCCGCTCCGACGACGTGGCCGCGCGCGCCGGCATGCCCAACCTGGGCACCTTGCTCGAATTCGGGCCGCGCCTGAAGGTGCGCATCGCCGAGCCGAGCGCGTCGAGCCGCGTACGCCTCGACATCCCGCTGCGCGCCGTGATCGAAGCGCGCGCCGGCGTGCGCACGCAAGGCTTCACGTTCGAGCCGAAGGTGGTGTACGAGATGCGCAGCGCCGACGGCCTGTGGACCTTCGATGCCAACGCCGGCGTGGTCATCGGCGACAAGAAGGTGAACCGCTATTTTTACGAAGTGCAGCCGCAATATGCCACCTCCACGCGGCCTGGCTATCGGGCCGACGCGGGGCTGATGTTGACACGGGTGGGCGCAAGCGCGTCGCGCATGATCAATGAGGACGTGCGCGTGTTCGGCTTCATGCGGCTTGAGAGTTATGCGGGTGCCGCCAACGAAGACAGTCCGCTGATGAAGAAGAAAACCGGCGCGTCGGCCGGCGTGGCCTTTGCCTGGACCCTGGGCCGTTCGACGCGCCTTGCCGGCGACTGA
- a CDS encoding alpha/beta hydrolase: MAKRGLIAFACLLLVGFAALFGAGEYLSAPARRQIGAAPPDFPASSVTVSTAAGPVRGWMARGTPGAGVVLLLHGVRGNRLHMLGRARFLSRLGYGVLLIDQQAHGESAGARISFGVREADGVRAALAYLKREQPDERIGVIGVSLGAAAVVLSKPGRGIDALVIEAMYPTIEEAIENRLRLHLGSAGVGLAPLLLWQVPLRLDLTLDQLRPIDAVSTLACPTLVVGGEKDQHTSEAETRRIYAAVPEPKQLWIVPGAAHTDFHGVATREYEARIGQFMALHLRGIK; this comes from the coding sequence ATGGCGAAGCGCGGCCTGATCGCCTTCGCCTGTCTGCTTTTGGTGGGATTCGCCGCGCTGTTCGGCGCCGGCGAATATCTCAGTGCTCCCGCGCGGCGCCAGATCGGTGCCGCGCCGCCGGACTTCCCCGCTTCCTCCGTTACTGTTTCTACCGCCGCCGGCCCGGTCCGGGGCTGGATGGCGCGTGGCACGCCGGGCGCTGGCGTGGTTCTGCTGCTGCACGGCGTGCGCGGCAACCGCCTGCATATGCTGGGGCGCGCGCGCTTTCTGTCGCGACTGGGGTATGGCGTGCTGCTGATCGACCAGCAGGCGCACGGCGAAAGCGCGGGTGCGCGCATCAGCTTCGGCGTGCGCGAGGCCGATGGCGTGCGTGCCGCGCTGGCTTACCTCAAGCGCGAACAGCCCGATGAACGGATCGGCGTGATCGGCGTGTCGCTCGGCGCTGCTGCCGTGGTGCTGTCGAAACCCGGACGCGGGATCGATGCGCTGGTGATCGAGGCGATGTATCCGACGATTGAGGAAGCCATCGAGAATCGCCTGCGCCTGCATCTGGGAAGCGCGGGCGTTGGCCTGGCGCCACTGTTGCTATGGCAGGTGCCGCTGCGGCTGGATCTGACTTTGGACCAGTTACGGCCGATCGACGCTGTAAGCACGCTGGCCTGCCCTACCCTGGTTGTCGGCGGAGAAAAGGATCAGCATACGAGCGAGGCCGAGACGCGCCGCATATACGCCGCCGTGCCCGAACCAAAGCAGCTTTGGATCGTGCCCGGGGCGGCGCATACCGACTTTCATGGTGTGGCGACGCGCGAGTATGAAGCACGGATCGGCCAGTTCATGGCGCTGCACCTCAGAGGCATCAAATAA
- a CDS encoding ABC transporter permease: MKTTELPRWASAFVLPVLNLLSALLVAALVIHLLGESPSESLRILIDSAVINPEGLSYTLFYASTFIFTGLSVSIAMKAGLFNIGSEGQLYVGGLGLTVVMLTLDHSLPAWLLIPAAMLGSAVFGAAWAWLPGYLQAKRGSHVVVTTIMFNFIAASLMNFIIVKYLIPEGQQNPASRVFSEAGAMPRLNEWFPILGDTPLNVSFLIAIAALAIYGVMVWRSSWGYKLRATGLNQSAAHYAGVSISRMIIVAMLISGALAGLGAVNSIMGSTHYLSLNFPAGAGFIGIAIALMGRQHPVGIFLSSVLFGALIQGGFDLSLEKPNIPQETFIFIQGLIILFCGAMENLYAPAVLKLLNIRKG, from the coding sequence ATGAAAACGACCGAACTCCCACGCTGGGCAAGCGCGTTTGTCCTGCCTGTACTGAACCTGCTCTCGGCATTGCTGGTGGCCGCGCTGGTGATCCATCTGCTGGGCGAAAGCCCGAGCGAGTCGCTGCGCATCCTGATCGACAGCGCGGTGATCAATCCCGAGGGGTTGAGCTACACGCTGTTCTACGCCAGTACCTTCATCTTTACCGGCCTGTCGGTATCGATCGCCATGAAGGCCGGGCTGTTCAACATCGGCAGCGAAGGCCAGTTGTACGTGGGCGGCCTGGGACTGACCGTGGTCATGCTCACGCTCGACCACTCGCTGCCCGCCTGGCTGCTGATTCCGGCGGCGATGCTGGGCAGCGCGGTATTCGGCGCGGCCTGGGCATGGCTGCCCGGCTATCTGCAGGCCAAGCGCGGCAGCCATGTGGTGGTGACGACGATCATGTTCAACTTCATCGCCGCCAGTCTGATGAACTTCATCATCGTCAAGTACCTGATACCGGAAGGCCAGCAAAATCCGGCCAGCCGCGTGTTCTCGGAAGCCGGCGCCATGCCGCGCCTGAACGAATGGTTCCCCATCCTGGGCGACACGCCGCTCAACGTCAGCTTCCTGATCGCGATTGCCGCCCTGGCCATTTACGGCGTGATGGTGTGGCGTTCCTCGTGGGGCTACAAGCTGCGCGCCACCGGCCTGAATCAAAGCGCGGCGCATTATGCGGGGGTGTCGATCAGCCGCATGATCATCGTGGCGATGCTCATTTCGGGCGCGCTGGCAGGTCTGGGCGCGGTCAATTCGATCATGGGTTCGACCCACTACCTGAGCCTGAACTTCCCGGCCGGCGCGGGCTTTATCGGCATCGCGATTGCGCTGATGGGGCGCCAGCACCCGGTCGGTATTTTCCTGTCGAGCGTCCTGTTCGGCGCACTGATCCAGGGCGGTTTCGACCTGTCGCTGGAAAAACCGAACATCCCGCAGGAGACCTTCATTTTCATCCAGGGGCTGATCATTCTGTTCTGCGGCGCGATGGAAAATCTGTATGCGCCCGCTGTCCTGAAGCTGCTTAACATTCGCAAAGGATAA
- a CDS encoding S1/P1 nuclease: MKKLACVLALSGAFVSVDALAWGAEGHRAVGAIAEKLIKGSNAEKQVAALLLPGESLESITVWADSAKGGAGYTPPTPEMNAYTAVNPRHNEYHYTDIPFQNEHYHDGAVGTADVDIVQTLKQAIAVLQGKTDPALNPHKLTKRQALLLVAHMTGDIHQPLHVGAAFVGKDGKFVVPKKHEDIDSLNIYDSRGGNSLLLDDDKLTSLSAGLIPGEAKPLPPGAQKWTTRPFHAYWDSTVVDYAMRRISTKTPEQFAQKVIDGKPVVAMNTGDATSWPYQWADDALAASKLAYSDVTPGAIGKQVNRKGETYYTFGLEMGSNYPVPSSALAKTQLIKGGYHLASLLKTIWP; encoded by the coding sequence ATGAAAAAACTGGCATGTGTACTGGCGCTGTCCGGCGCCTTCGTCTCGGTGGACGCGCTGGCGTGGGGCGCCGAGGGGCACCGCGCGGTCGGCGCCATCGCAGAAAAACTGATCAAGGGCAGCAACGCCGAAAAGCAGGTCGCGGCCTTGCTGCTGCCGGGCGAAAGCCTCGAATCGATCACGGTGTGGGCCGACAGCGCCAAAGGCGGCGCCGGCTACACGCCGCCGACGCCGGAAATGAACGCCTACACGGCGGTCAATCCGCGCCACAACGAATACCACTACACCGACATTCCGTTCCAGAACGAGCACTATCACGATGGTGCGGTGGGCACGGCCGATGTCGACATCGTGCAAACGCTCAAGCAGGCTATCGCTGTCTTGCAGGGCAAGACCGATCCGGCGCTCAATCCGCACAAGCTGACCAAGCGCCAGGCGCTGCTGCTGGTGGCGCACATGACCGGCGACATTCACCAGCCGCTGCACGTGGGCGCGGCGTTCGTCGGCAAGGATGGCAAGTTCGTGGTGCCGAAGAAGCATGAGGATATCGATAGCCTCAACATCTACGACTCGCGCGGCGGCAACAGCCTGCTGCTCGACGACGACAAGCTGACATCCCTGAGCGCGGGCCTGATTCCCGGCGAAGCCAAGCCGCTGCCGCCTGGCGCGCAAAAATGGACGACCAGGCCGTTCCACGCGTACTGGGACAGCACCGTGGTCGATTATGCGATGCGCCGCATCAGCACCAAGACGCCGGAGCAGTTCGCGCAAAAGGTCATCGACGGCAAACCGGTGGTGGCGATGAATACGGGCGACGCCACCAGCTGGCCGTACCAATGGGCGGACGATGCGCTGGCTGCGTCCAAGCTGGCCTATTCGGACGTCACGCCGGGCGCGATCGGCAAGCAGGTGAACCGCAAGGGCGAGACGTATTACACCTTCGGGCTGGAGATGGGATCGAACTACCCGGTGCCCAGTTCCGCGCTCGCCAAGACGCAGCTGATCAAAGGCGGTTACCATCTGGCGTCGCTGCTGAAAACCATTTGGCCGTAA
- a CDS encoding ABC transporter permease: protein MFEDLHLSSIVVSTIRNAPVLIFAAMAGLFAERSGVVDIALEGKILASAFVSAAVAFTTQNAWYGVAAGVAVSAALALLQGYVSITQKGNQLVGGIAINIAMSGLTFVLAQFFYQQGGRTPDLGQARLFDIVLPGTEALAGIPFIGWFYGHVIGGHSALVYLAFALIPLVHWVIYHSRFGLRLRACGENPHAADAAGVSVATTRYMAMLVAGILCSFSGAYLAIVQSGFFLRDMSAGAGYLALTALVFGNWRPMYTALGCMMFGFFSAVQIQIEGVDLPGIGRIPGSLIQMVPYVVTVIVLAGLMAKSVAPKAIGKPFVKSR from the coding sequence ATGTTTGAAGACCTCCATTTATCGAGCATTGTCGTTTCCACGATCCGCAATGCGCCAGTTCTGATTTTTGCCGCGATGGCCGGCCTGTTCGCCGAACGCAGCGGCGTGGTCGACATTGCGTTAGAGGGCAAAATCCTCGCCAGCGCGTTCGTCTCGGCCGCTGTCGCCTTCACCACGCAGAACGCCTGGTACGGCGTGGCCGCCGGCGTGGCGGTATCGGCCGCACTGGCGCTGCTGCAGGGTTACGTCAGCATCACCCAGAAGGGCAACCAGCTGGTGGGCGGCATTGCGATCAACATCGCCATGAGCGGCCTGACCTTCGTGCTGGCCCAGTTCTTCTACCAGCAGGGCGGCCGCACGCCGGACCTGGGCCAGGCGCGCCTGTTCGATATCGTCTTGCCGGGTACCGAGGCGCTGGCGGGAATTCCCTTCATCGGCTGGTTCTACGGGCACGTGATCGGCGGCCATTCGGCGCTGGTGTACCTGGCGTTCGCGCTGATCCCGCTGGTGCACTGGGTGATTTACCACAGCCGCTTCGGCCTGCGCCTGCGCGCCTGTGGCGAGAATCCGCACGCGGCTGATGCGGCCGGCGTCAGTGTCGCCACCACGCGCTATATGGCGATGCTGGTGGCGGGCATCCTGTGCTCGTTCTCGGGTGCTTACCTGGCGATCGTGCAGAGTGGCTTCTTCCTGCGCGACATGTCGGCCGGGGCAGGCTATCTGGCGCTGACCGCGCTGGTGTTCGGTAACTGGCGGCCGATGTACACGGCGCTCGGCTGCATGATGTTCGGCTTCTTCAGCGCCGTGCAGATCCAGATCGAAGGCGTCGACCTGCCGGGCATCGGGCGCATTCCGGGCTCGCTGATCCAGATGGTGCCGTACGTGGTGACCGTGATCGTGCTGGCCGGTCTGATGGCCAAATCGGTGGCGCCGAAAGCGATCGGCAAGCCGTTCGTCAAGTCGCGTTAA